A single Metarhizium brunneum chromosome 5, complete sequence DNA region contains:
- the Tars2 gene encoding Threonine--tRNA ligase, which translates to MASSAAPAPTTIPVRDGPPSQPDGQLPKFIVERNLLFEELKKKHDDAVAAKPRNSITVSLTAGPDNVTEISATAWETTPGQLLKHVAKVIASEAVVAKVNGEVWDLTRPLEADCAVSYLSSKDPEGRAVFWHSAAHVLGEACEHQFGCMLSHGPPTSMGFFYDMAMREGDAVKETDRPALETLAKKFFKEKQQFERVEIAKEDLRKLFGYSKYKMHYIEKFVPDGGSTTVYRNGSLVDLCTGPHIQNTKQISAFKIMGNSSAYFLGDQANDSLQRISGVAFPKNDQMKEWLTYLEEAKKRDHQLIGKNQKLFWFSPLSPGSPFFLPHGTRIFNAIQTMLREQYWMRGYDEVHSPLMYDVQLWKTSGHWDHYQEDMFRVPLKHTHGTAPDAPVASGPDAAKDADKPAGKDGENAEVAKLEQERLFALKPMNCPGHALMFASEERSYRSLPWRVADFSVLHRNEASGALTGLTRVRKFQQDDAHIFCTIDQVTDELRGLFKFMTHVYTMFGFPFKLKLSTRPDSYMGKLSDWDAAEDRLKKALQEFKGDDWVINPGDGAFYGPKIDVTVNDALGREFQCATIQLDFQLPQNFNLLYRTNESTADRAKGEGEEEGGIPSGMARPVMIHRAVIGSFDRFMGIIIEHFGGKWPFWLSPRQVMVIPIMKDAEDYAREVRDILHDAKLYADVDVSGNTLQKKIRAAQLAQYNFVMVVGAEEIEKRAVNIRNRDDPSSQQKGAMIDLDEVVKRLVELKAERRLVNSI; encoded by the coding sequence AtggcttcctcggcggcTCCCGCACCAACCACTATTCCTGTCAGGGATGGCCCTCCGTCACAGCCTGATGGTCAGCTACCCAAATTCATCGTCGAGAGAAATCTGCTGTTTGaagagctgaagaagaaacacGACGACGCCGTAGCCGCGAAGCCCCGAAACTCCATCACTGTGTCGCTCACAGCCGGCCCGGACAATGTCACTGAAATCTCTGCTACCGCTTGGGAGACCACCCCAGGTCAGTTGCTGAAGCACGTTGCCAAGGTTATCGCCTCGGAGGCAGTCGTTGCCAAGGTCAATGGCGAGGTCTGGGATCTGACCAGGCCTTTGGAGGCTGACTGCGCCGTCTCGTACCTATCTTCGAAGGATCCCGAGGGTCGTGCTGTATTCTGGCACTCGGCCGCACACGTGCTCGGCGAGGCTTGTGAGCACCAGTTTGGCTGCATGCTGTCCCATGGTCCCCCAACCAGTATGGGTTTCTTCTacgacatggccatgcgGGAGGGCGATGCTGTCAAGGAGACTGATCGCCCAGCCCTCGAGACTTTAGCAAAGAAATTCttcaaggagaagcagcaATTTGAGCGAGTTGAGATTGCAAAAGAGGATCTGCGAAAACTGTTTGGCTACTCCAAGTACAAGATGCACTATATCGAGAAGTTCGTCCCAGATGGTGGCTCCACCACCGTGTACCGCAACGGCTCCCTCGTCGATCTCTGCACCGGCCCGCACATTCAGAATACCAAGCAGATCTCCGCCTTCAAAATCATGGGCAACAGCTCAGCTTACTTCTTGGGCGACCAGGCCAACGACTCTTTGCAACGTATCTCTGGCGTGGCTTTCCCCAAGAATGATCAAATGAAGGAATGGCTTACCTACCTGGAGGAGGCTAAAAAGCGCGACCATCAGCTTATCGGGAAAAACCAGAAATTATTCTGGTTCAGCCCGCTCTCTCCAGGCTCGCCATTCTTTCTTCCCCACGGCACTCGCAtcttcaacgccatccagACAATGCTTCGAGAGCAGTACTGGATGCGTGGGTACGACGAGGTTCATTCGCCCCTCATGTACGATGTCCAGCTCTGGAAAACCTCGGGCCACTGGGATCACTATCAGGAAGATATGTTCCGAGTGCCGTTAAAGCACACTCACGGTACAGCGCCGGATGCTCCAGTAGCTTCTGGGCCAGATGCTGCCAAAGATGCCGACAAACCGGCTGGCAAAGATGGCGAGAATGCCGAGGTTGCAAAATTGGAACAGGAGAGGCTGTTCGCTCTAAAGCCAATGAATTGTCCTGGCCACGCTCTCATGTTCGCCAGCGAAGAGCGCTCCTATCGATCCCTTCCGTGGCGAGTCGCCGATTTCAGTGTTCTGCATCGCAATGAAGCTTCTGGTGCGCTTACCGGTCTTACCAGAGTCCGCAAGTTCCAGCAAGATGACGCGCATATTTTCTGCACCATCGACCAAGTCACCGACGAACTTCGAGGCTTGTTTAAATTCATGACGCACGTGTACACCATGTTCGGATTCCCATTCAAGCTTAAGCTCTCCACTCGTCCAGATTCTTACATGGGTAAGCTGTCCGACTGGGATGCTGCCGAGGATCGACTCAAGAAGGCCCTACAGGAGTTCAAGGGTGATGACTGGGTTATTAATCCTGGTGATGGCGCCTTCTATGGGCCCAAGATCGATGTCACCGTCAACGATGCCTTGGGTAGAGAATTCCAATGCGCCACTATCCAGCTGGACTTCCAGCTCCCCCAAAACTTTAACCTCCTCTATCGTACCAACGAATCTACAGCCGATCGCGCCAAGGgtgagggagaggaggaaggtGGTATTCCCTCTGGCATGGCAAGACCCGTCATGATCCACCGAGCCGTCATCGGCTCTTTCGACCGGTTCATGGGTATCATCATTGAACACTTTGGAGGCAAGTGGCCCTTCTGGCTGTCGCCGCGCCAAGTCATGGTCATCCCCATTATGAAGGATGCGGAGGACTATGCCAGGGAGGTGCGAGACATTTTGCACGACGCGAAGCTCTACGCGGACGTCGACGTCTCGGGCAACACCCTCCAGAAGAAGATTCGAGCCGCACAGCTGGCTCAGTACAATTTTGTCATGGTTGTGGGTGCTGAGGAGATTGAGAAGCGAGCGGTGAACATTAGAAATCGGGATGATCCCTCAAGTCAGCAAAAGGGCGCCATGATTGATCTAGATGAGGTTGTTAAGCGGCTTGTAGAGTTGAAGGCCGAGAGACGACTGGTTAACTCTATCTGA
- the PSD2 gene encoding Phosphatidylserine decarboxylase proenzyme 2, protein MPDYHRYHSPVQGEVKTYQSLPGDCYQVDPVALQSKVDNLTRNRRDHVVTETREFGNVLFTAVGATDVGTWKRAYHSAGTKINKRYELGIFQFGGSSIIVAFQHRRIEFDDDLLRSSEQKIQTSVEVGMSLGYATRHLQDQFSPSMFLMTVPG, encoded by the exons ATGCCCGACTACCATCGATACCACTCCCCCGTCCAGGGTGAGGTGAAGACGTACCAGAGCTTGCCGGGAGACTGCTACCAGGTCGACCCTGTAGCACTGCAGAGCAAGGTGGATAATCTGACGCGCAACCGAAGGGATCACGTCGTCACCGAAACAAGAGAGTTTGGAAATGTCCTGTTTACGGCCGTTGGTGCGACGGACGTGGGAACTTGGAAGCGTGCA TACCACAGCGCCGGGACAAAGATCAACAAGAGATACGAGTTGGGCATCTTTCAGTTTGGCGGTTCGTCTATTATTGTCGCCTTTCAACATAGGCGCATCGAGTTTGACGACGATCTCTTGCGCTCGAGTGAGCAGAAGATTCAGACTTCCGTCGAGGTTGGAATGAGTCTGGGATATGCTACGCGGCACTTGCAAGACCAATTCTCTCCTTCAATGTTTTTGATGACGGTTCCTGGGTAA